A single window of Nicotiana tomentosiformis chromosome 1, ASM39032v3, whole genome shotgun sequence DNA harbors:
- the LOC104111533 gene encoding metallothionein-like protein 4B, with protein MADLRGSAAICDERCGCPSPCPGGIACRCVSGGDANMEHKRCSCGEHCGCNPCTCSKSEGTTAATGKVQCKCGTGCTCVKCAA; from the exons atggctgacCTAAGAGGAAGTGCTGCTATTTGCGATGAAAGGTGTGGCTGTCCTTCTCCCTGCCCCGGTGGCATTGCTTGCAG gtGTGTGTCAGGGGGTGATGCGAACATGGAGCACAAGAGGTGCTCTTGTGGAGAACACTGTGGGTGCAATCCGTGCACATGTTCCAAGAGTGAGGGCACCACTGCCGCTACTGGCAAGGTTCAATGCAAGTGCGGCACTGGCTGCACCTGCGTCAAGTGTGCTGCTTAA